The Canis aureus isolate CA01 chromosome 24, VMU_Caureus_v.1.0, whole genome shotgun sequence nucleotide sequence TCAAACTAATAGAATATCGTTTGTCAcaagcaaaaaaaccaaaacagagcgCCCAGCTCTCTCGTGTGTCTGTAGAGGAGAGGGGATGGGGGCCTAGGAGGAGCCGTTCGCTCCCCTCCATGAGTGGACAGGAAAGATCATTACGAgcatacttaaattttttttgagtatttttggGAGCGTCTATGAATAAAAGCTTTTCAAACGGTGAAGTGTTTGTCGTTCAAGCATTCCTCGGTGTTAACAACGTAAAACAAGCAAAGCCAAACCCCAAGTCCCCGAGCAGAGGGAATGAGGCCGGTGTGTGGGCCGCCTCCTCCCGCGGTCCCGGAGGGCCCCCCTGCACGGGCCGTGCGGCAGCTTGGGGGCGCAGCGGGAGGCCCGAACGCTGGGCACAGAGGAAGGGAGACggtttgggtgaggccctggGAAGTGGGGGGTCGTGTCTGATGTGGAGACGCTGGGGTCCAGATCGAACGACCAAGAGACGTGGTCGGCGTGCAGAGGTGAAAGCCCAGGGGCAGGACGCGGGCGTGGGAAGAGCTGTCCCAGCCCAAGGTGGGAGGGGGCGAGGGAGAGCCCAGTCGCCAAGTGACTTTGGGAGCCAGGGGGCCATCTGTGGTTAGGAGAGGGTCATTTAGCACCGGCTACCGGAACCCGGGTCCTGAGCCCCTCCAGATGGACACTGGGGGTTGTGTGCCAGGGGAGGAGCACCCACATGTGTTGCGGGGAGAGAAAGCCAGTTTCCTAAGGAGTTTCTACGGGTTCAGGTGGACTCGCAGGTCCTGGGGGGTCAGGCTACGGTTGCCCGCTGCCCTTGGCAAGGTGTCCCCATGGAGGCCGCCGAACCCCCAGAGGAGGGTCACTGTGCCCTCCTCCAGGGCCTCAGTGGGCTGCCCGGAGTGAGGACATGCACTGTCTCACATCCTCGTCTCCCCCTTCCCGTCCACAGCACAGCCTGGGCTTGCATCTGGGCACGGGTGGCCCAGGGTACTGACCTGGGGGTCTCCTTGCTCCTCTCCCCAGGTCTCCCGAGGACCTGAGCAGGTGGGTGGGTAGGCGGTCTCCAAAGGAAGCTTGGGTTGTAGGCAGTAAGGGGATCGAGGGGAATACCTTGTCCCAACTCCCGAGCCAGGGTGGATGGCTTCCTTTTATGTAGGGTCAGGAGGACTATTCGGGAAGGGGAGCCTTGTCATTGTCTGTAGAGGCGTAAAGTCACGCGTGTGCCTTAAGGAAACCTGCCGAAACGTAGTCGTCGTGTGTGATGTCCGTGCGGCTCGTGTCCTCCCAGGGCAGGGGTCTTAGTGTTATATGAGGTCAGGGCGACTGTGCGGTCGCCCGTGCCCCGTGGTCCATCTGCACAGTGAGTCGGGGGTGCGGCTCCCACAGTTTGGATGGTCGGGCCCCCAGAGCTCTTCCTCCGGGCCGAGGTTattgcggggggcaggggggccagtTTCAGTGTCCATCCCGGGATGCGGCACCTGCCGGGTCTTTGCCCGAGTTAAGAGACCAGCCGGAAAGAAGAGCTTCAGGAAGAATGTGGGAGGGAGGTCAGCGGGTGCACGCGGGTGGGCAGTCCAAGTCAGGTGCTGGGGTCTGTCCCGTGGTCCTGCTGTCAGAGGGCAGGTCAAGGGGGTACAGGTGGGgcgcagggagcctgagcagGACGGCCCTCCAGAGAGCCCTTTCACCCACACCTGGGCTGCTGAGGGCCCCCCTGACGCCCCCGGGCGGCGGTCACCTGGACACGGTCACTGGTGAAAGGGCCCAGCTGGTGGGAGTCCTGACCAGGCCACGGGTGGGAGTCCTGACCAGGCCATGGGTGCTAGGGTGGGGGCTGTCCCCTCCAAGTCTGAGCCGGCCACCTCACATGGACACGGGGCTGAAGCCCAGTGAGAGCCCAAGGGGCCTGCGTTCTGGGTGTCCGAGCCGTGCTGGGAGGGTCACGAGTGCTCACTTGGGTTTCCAGGGGCAGGTCTCTGGAGGAGGCTTGGAGGCAGCAGAGATCCAGGGGTCAGCGGTCAGCTGCGGCCCTTGGCACCCGCGGTCCCAGCCCAGCCTTGTTGGAGGTGAGCCCCTAGTTCCAGGCACCGCAGGGCGGAGAGGGCTTCCCCCCCTCCCGCCGTGCCCATCTGCACCGCCCTCTCTGGGGGCCACACAGCTGGCAGGACGCAGCCCTGGGACCCCGCCAGTCCAGGCTCCCGCCCCGCACAGCCAGCCCTTGTCCCTGCTGCGCTCACTGGGTTGGAGAAGCAGAAGCAACTGCAGCTGCCCCGCAGCCAGCTCCACGACCTTCCTGCGACACCCGGTGAGTCCCCTCCCTGCTCGCCTGCCCCCGGCCCCTCAAGGCTCCTCTGtccccccaggctgcccttgggCAAGGGCGGGGCACACTCGCGGGCTGAGGGCCGCCCGGCCATATGCTCCACACGGTGTCCCCGTGGGACAGTTTCCTGGTCAGAGCGGCAGGTGCCCTGCAGGGCCCCGGGGTAGCCGCGGAGAGCCGGTGACCTGGCTGGGGGGCTGCGGGTCAAAGTGGGGGCGGGCCAGCCTGCAGGAGTGTGGGGCCCGGCTCCCCCAGGCCAGTGGTTTGTAACTGAGTCCTGGCCCCCGGCACGGCCCAGGACATTCACCCAGACTGGAGACCCTTCCGGAAGTGACAGGGCCAGGAGGCCCCTCCGCCAAAAGGCCAAACACGTATGCAAAACCCTTTGCTGTTGATAGGCACGCATTTAAGTGACTTTAAGTGACCCGCAGCAGGCTGGGGTCCTGACCTGGGCGGGGGCGGAGACCTGCTGATAGGAGAGTGGGGGTCGGGGGACAGCTGTCTGGAGGGTGGGATGTTGGGCACAGCCATCCTACCCTGCTCACACCAAGCCTTGGAACCTACTGATGTGGCCAGACCTGGCCAGCTACCCCTGAGGAAGAGAACTCTTCCTCCTAGGTTGAGGGGGTCGCCCTGGGACTTTGGGGCTCTGCAGAGACCCGGGCCCACATAGGATGGCCCGGGGTGCCCTGTCCTGCTCTGTGCAGGCGGCAGTGTGAGCAGCTGGTCTGTGCGGCCTCCATCTCTCCTGCTTGGCTCcccaggggggctggggggggcctGGAGTCCAGGGGGTCTCAGGGCCTGTGGAGTAAGCCAAGTGGAGACAATGTCCCCTTGTGTCTGTTCAGCCTGGAGGGACACGCGGCAGCTGCACCTGCTTTGCACTTGGGCACAGTTACCCTTTGGAGGCCGGGGGGTGGCCCAGGGCTTGCAGGACACAGGAGCGGCTCTCATGGCCCCAGAGGCTGCCGGGGGCAGAGCTGAGGTTGGCAGGGTGTCTGCTGGACTCAGTGTGCGCTGCCCACTGGGGGCCTTCAGGAGCAGGTGGCCTTGGGAACAGGTGGCCTGAGGTGCGGGCCTGTGGGGGGGACCTCGGGGGTGGAGGCTGAGCCAGCCAGTGTGGCCTCCCGTGGGTCCCAGCATGGCCACTGCTGTATAGGGGGGTTCATTCCGTCCCCAGCCGTCCCCTGTTCatcccgctgcctcctgcacgtGCACCGTCCGGTCCTGAGAGCCATGCTCCCGAGTGTGATGTGGGGTGTCTTGCCATCTGACTCGGTGCTAAGTCCCAGGTCCCTTCCAGTGGCAGTGGCCCTGGCTGCCCCGAGTCCCGCCCGGGAGCCCTCACCTTCTGCCGTCTGCAGTCCCCGACTGTGCGGGGCTCCCTCACCACGCGCCTTCACTCACGTCCCTCCGGGGCCAGGGCCAGCCCACAGCTGCTGTGCACATGGGAGGAAGGGCCCCAGCAGGGACTGCAGACCCCAGGTGCACACCCCTGCCCCGTGTGCCCCTTCGTGGGGTTCCCTGGGAGCACACTCCCAGCAGCAGCAAGGCAACCTCCCGACCTCTGAAGGACGGGAGCCCTGACAGGTGGTTAGGGGGAGCAGGAGCCCAGCCAGGGTTCAGGGTGCTGGGCTGTGGAAGAGAGGCCTGGACAGCGGCAAGGAGGGCCTTGTGGGGCCATGCTAACGTCCTGGTGGCTTCCAGCTGGGGCGACCCCCCCCCAATGCCTAGAGGGTTGGCTCCTCTCCCCCCCCAATGCCTAGAGGGTTGGCTCCTCTCTGCCTACCCCCAGGTTAGCCTCCACTGCGGGAACCCCCAGGCTCAGCCCGCCTCCCCCAGTCTGGCTTCCTGTCTCTGTGCCCAGCTGCGGGCTCGGCTGCAGGATTCAGCCCTGAGGGGCTCAGACACAGGGGGCTCAGACGTTGGGGGGTTTGGATGCTGGGGTGCTCAGAGGCTGGGGAGCTCACAGCTGGGGGGCTCAGACACAGAGGTGTCAGACACTGAGGGGTCTTGGCTGCAGCCTCGGCTGTGGGCTGCGTCTCCTCCTCCTATAGTGTGGGAGCAGCTCTTTCCCAGTGGAACCCCCAGCGCCCAGACTAGAGCTGGCCTGGCCCCCCTTCCCCAGGACGGGGCAGGACAGCAGGGTGGTGAAGTCCAAGGCCTCCTTGGGGTCACTCTCACTGCTCCTCTAGCCTGTGCTGCCTCTAGCTCCCTCGAGGCCCATGTGGGAGGCACCTGGGGCACCCCGTGGGTGGGGTTGTTCTGCTGGACCTCACCCTTCGCCCCCCACATCCCTGCTTTGCTCAGAAGCCCAAGGGGCAGGGTGGCCGGTCCCCTACCAACGCGGATGTCCTGCTAGGACCTGGACTTCAGGCCCCTTCTCTGCAGGAGACCCACGGCTCCCCTCTCTTGGCTTCAGCAAGGCTCCTCCCCATCTCTCCTGGCCACTCCTGAGAACCCCACATTCCCGgatctgggaggggaggggaggggtggggggggggccgggAGGGCATCTCCCAGAAGCGCCTGTCGGACAGAGTGAGCCGGGCGCCCAGCGGGTCGGGTCTCCCTGCCCTTGCACCCTGTGGTCTGGGGGCTCTTTGGGGAAACCCGACCGGTGTGGGCCCCGACCGTCCACGTGGCCAGCCCCCTGCTGGGCGGGCGTCCCGGGCCCAGGGTGGAGGGTGCGCAGAGTCAGGGGCCCGGGCCGGGCTCTACTCCCAGGACGGGCGGAGAGGAGGCAGGGTGCCTGCGGGCCTCAGGGGCGCAGGGGGGGGCCGGGCTTTGGGGGGCGGGCCCATGGAGGCTGGGGGGGTGCACCTGCAGGGCAGTCTCGGGTGGGCGTAGGCGGGCGGGGGCGCCCCCGCTGACCCCGGGGCTCGGGGCGCGCAGAGCATGGGGGCCCCGCGCGTCCCCGAGCGGACCGTGCTGTTCCGGCGCGAGAGGAGCGGCCTGACCTACCGGGTGCCCGCGCTGCTGCCcgtgccccccgcgcccgccctgcTGGCCTTCGCGGAGCAGCGGCTCAGCCCCGACGACGCCCACGCCCACCGCCTGGTGCAGCGGAGCGGGACGCTGGTCGGGGGCTCCGTGCGGGTGAGCCGGGGGCGcacgggggggggcggggcggggcggggcctaccaagggcggggcgtgggcggggccgggggcggggcgggcgcacgggggcggggcctggacgGGGCACCGCCGCGCGCAGGTAAACTGAGGCCGCGCGCCCTGCCGCCCCCCCCCGTGTCCGCGCAGTGGGGCGCCGCGCGCGTGCTGGCGACGGCGGCCCTGGAGGAGCACCGCTCCATGAACCCCTGCCCGGTGCACGACGCCCGCACCGCCACcgtcttcctcttcttcatcgCGGTGCGGGGCCGCACGCCCGAGGCCGCGCAGATCGCCGCGGGCAGGAACGCCGCTCGCCTCTGCTGCGTGACCAGCCGGGACGCGGGGCGCAGCTGGGGCGCCGCCAGGGACCTCACGGAGGAGGCGGTGGGCGGCGCCGAGCAGGGTAGGTGGGGGtgtgaggggcgggggggggcaggggtgcggggcTGAGGGGGTGTGAGGTGCGCGGGGTGAGGGGACGGGGAGGGGCGGGTCCGAGCCGGGGAGGGGCGtgtgaggtgggcggggggcgggaaggggcggggcctagaaggggaggggggtgtgaGGTGCAGGGAGGGGCGGAGAGGGGCGGGGCCGAACAGGGTAGGTGGGGGtgtgaggggcggggggagggacggggaggggcggggccgagcaggggaggggcgtgtgaggtgcagggaggggcggagaggggcggggccgagcAGGTAGGTGGGGGTATGAGGTGtagggagcggggggcggggcggggcggggctgagCAGGGTAAGTGGGGGAGTGAGGGGCACGGAggcgggggctggggctgagAGGGGGGGTGAGGTGCgcgaggggggcggggcgggcccgaGCAGGGGTGGGGCGTGTGaggtgcagggggcggggagggcaccACACGTCCTGCCTCCTGGGCCCCAAGCCCCAGGGCCCCCCACTGCGTTTCTGCGCGGGACCGCAGGGCCTGTAACGGGGTGACCGTGGGTGACCCCCTGGGCCGGGGCGGACCAGGCCATCTCGCGAGCCTGAGCGCCGAGGTCCCTCGCTCTCAGCACCCAAACCCCGCGGCCAGGTCCCTCCTTCacactgtccctctgcctgcgAACCGCAGCGGGGGTGCAGGACTGGACACACGGCCTGGCCCTAAAGCTTTCCCTGCTCTCCTGCTGCGCCCTCCCCTCGGGCCTGACCACCCAGGGCGCTCTGAGGGGTCACTGGCCCTGTAGGTAGGATCTGAGCCCAAGGGTGTGGTGGGCTCTGAGGCCTGGACAGGACACAGCAACCGCCTACTCCTCTGGGGCTCAGGCCCCACCACGGTGCTCATACACCCTCTGCCTTCTGCCGCCCTTCTGTCGGGACTGAGCCTGTGTGTCCCCGCTCAGGTACTGGCTGTCTGCTCCCAGCTGAGAACCTGGTCGAGTGGCCttcccgggctccctgctcctgctaATGGTGGAGAGAGGCTTGTCCAGCCCTGGGGGGTGCAGACTGGGCAGCAGAGTGGATGAGGGGGCCCGGTCAGTAGTGGCTTCCTCAGGAGCTGTCCCCTAATCCGAGGCCCTGGCTCTGGAtcctccccaacccccagggtGACCGTACGTGGCTGCGGCCGCAGCTGTCCCCTTGCTGGGATAACCAGCCGCCCCTCTGCCTGCAGACTGGGCCACGTTCGCTGTGGGCCCGGGCCACGGCATCCAGCTGCCCTCGGGCCGCCTGCTGGTGCCAGCCTACACGTACCGCGTGGACCGGCGGGAGTGCTTCGGCAGGATCTGCAGGACCAGCCCCCACGCCTTCACCTTCTATAGCGACGACCACGGTCGCACCTGGCACCGCGGAGGCCTCGTGCCCAACCTCCGCTCAGGCGAGTGCCAGCTGGCCGTGGTGGATGGCGGGCAGGCCGGCAGCATCCTCTACTGCAACGCCCGGAGCCCCCTGGGCAGCCGCGTGCAGGCGCTCAGTGCAGACGGGGGCACCTCCTTCCTGCCCGGGGAGCTTGTGCCCGCCCTGGCTGAGACCGCCCGGGGCTGCCAGGGCAGCGTCCTGGGCTTTCCTGCCCCTCTCTCCAGCGGGCCAAGGGGTGAGGGACGGTCAGCGGGTGCCAGAAACCACCCCCAGGCCCCACGCCTCTGTCCCGGAGTCCAGCAGCCGTCAAAGGAGGGCACCACAGACCCCCAAGGGGACCTGGGGCTCAGCAGGATGGAGGGGTGCAGGGACGGCCCTGAGgagcctggcccagggcctgggctcAGGAACCCCAGGAAGGCCCAGACCCCGAagctcccagggcccccagccaCCCTGTCTCAGAGCCCCACCTGGCTGCTGTATTCCCACCCGGCGGGGCGCAGGGCTCGGCTCCACATGGGAATCCGCCTGAGCCGCTCCCCCCTGGACCCCCACAGCTGGACGGAGCCCTGGGTGATCTACGAGGGCCCCAGTGGCTACTCTGACCTGGCGTCCGTCGGGCGCACCCCCAAGGGAGCCCTGACCTTTGCTTGTCTGTATGAGAGTGGGGCCAGGGTCTCCTACGAGGAGATCTCCTTCTGCATGTTCTCCCTCGCTGAGGTCCTGCAGAACGTGCGCGGGGGCCCCGAGCCGCGCCCCCCCGGGGACAAGCCCCTGGAGCGCTGCCAGCCTTCCTGACAGGCGCTCGGGCCATACCCGCGGTGGGCACCTGACGGTGCGCTCCACAGCGCGGAAGGAGAGCGGGCAGACGTGTAGGAGAAGACAGATCCCTAGTTGTAGTAGAAGATTGTAGACACACGTCTCGGAACCTGACGGGGCAGACGGACAGTCAGTGAGGACACGGACTTGGCCACTTGACTAACAGACTTGACTTAACAGACACGCGCGCGCCCAGCAACTGCAGAAGGAACCGCATGTTCACACGCACACAGGAGTAGAAATTGATGCTACGTGGGATCACGCAACCGAGTCTCTGCAAGACTTCAGAGGATTGAAAATTACAGTGAAATAAAAAcgaaaggaaattaaaaacctTCCTTGTATCTGAAAATTAAGAAACATGATTCCGAGTCACTCCTTGTTCAAAGAAGAAGCCGCATGGcttctgaaaatgagaaaatgaaaatgagaaaagattttgaaattatGCGAACACTACACACGGTCTGGGAGATGAACATGGGGGGGGGTGGCCCGCGGATGCCCCCACCTGAGGAAGGGGCAACAAACCGAGTCCAggggaagcagaaggaagaggagagtcaGGAACAAAACCAGACGGGGCAGGAAAAATAATGCAGTGGAAGGAACAAATAGGGCCAGAATCcggtttttaaaaaactaataaaactgataaacccctGATGAGGCTGatgatttagagagagagagagagagagcgcacagaaCCAGGATCAGGAGTGAGAGCGGGCCCGCCGGGCTCCTGTAGATGTTCAAAGATCTCAAGGTGTTCGGAGCTGTTTTATgcaaataaacttgaaaatgtaGACTAAATGCACAATTCCTGGAAAAATACAACTTATTAAAGAGGAGATAGGAAATCTGAAGAATCCTAGTAAAGAATCTGAATCCATAATTCAAAACCCACACACCAGGAGAACCCCAGGGGATGTGGCTTCCGTCGAGCGTTTCGGGGTGATTCGCGCTGGTTTATCCGGTGCTTCCGCATCGCAGGAAGCTGCCCAGCCTGCCTCCCAAAGCGGCTGTGCCATCTGTGCACCTTCTTTGGTGAGTGTCTATTTCGagcttttgcctctttttttgttttattggtgaattttaagagttgtttgtatattttggcAACCGAGCATATGGAAAGATGCTGCACAGCATATGTCATCGGGAAGGAGCCCACAAACAAGACCCCACGGGGTCGGGTCAGGACGCGGGCACCTGGACCGCCCGCAGCGCCGTGGGCCCCGAGGGTGGATGAGAGCCGCTGGGACTCGCCCCTCAGGCTGGTGGGAGCACAGGACGGGGCACCAGCTGCGAGACAGCTCGGccatttcttataaaactaagcaACGTCGCAGCGTGGGATCCGGCACTGTGCTCCTCACGTCCACATGGGATCCCACGCGTGAGTGCTCACGGCGGCGTTGTTCACGGTTGCCAAAGCTTGCAGGGAAGCAGGGGGCCCTTGAGTACGTGGATGTGCATCCAGAGGAGGCATGGGGGAGCCGAGATGCGCGTCACTAAGTCAGGCCAGTGCGGGCGGTCACCACCGTGTGATGCCGGTGACGCGGAAGGGCAGGCCTGTGACGTGGGGGCAAGGCCGGTGGTCGCTGGAGGTGGTGGGAGCGAGGGATGAGCGGGTGGAGCCTTGGGGGTCCTTCGGCAGGGAGGCTGCGCCGTGTGGCCCCGGCTGGCGGGGACATGGGGTACACAGCACCGAGAGTAAGGCCCAGCGTGTCACGGATTCCGGGCCACCGTCAGCTCAGCGCTAACGGTCGCACGTCTAAGGGGCCCGTTGAcccggggaggctgggggagcgGGGGGGCGGTGCTGGAGGCTGCGAACTACTGCTCCATTGCTCCGTGAGCCTAAACTGCTTTAAAGCACGTCTGGTCCCTTAAAGCAGCGCGGGCCTTAGAGTGAGCGGAGAGGGTGCGCGGCTAGGGCTGCAGACTGGGCGGGTGCTCGGGCCGCGGACTCGCGGAAATGTCATTGGATGTTGTCACCTTGAGGCAGTGGCTCTGGAGCCCTGCGCATGGGCCCCACAGGTGGGTGGGACCGTGGGACTGGGGTCTGAGGACACGGGACACCCCGGAGGCCACGGTGGAGCAGCCATTGACAGGCTCCAGCAGTGGGGGTCAACGTGGTGCTGGCTAGGCTGCCCCCAATGTGCACCCAATTCCCCAAGAACGCAGGAGCCTCACCCACGCACGGAGGGGCATCTGTCCAGACCTGCTACCCACCTGTCGGGGCCAAAACCCCGGGGCCCGGGCCACCAGCCTTGCCTTCCCAGTCGTAGGGCAGGTCCCCCTCGGGGTCGGTACGTCTGTCCTGCCGGGAGACCTTTgcccatgccccccaccccggtcCTCGAGGGCCCCCACCTTGGATTTCCAGGTAGGGCTGGGACACCTGCCCTTCCTGTCCTGCGTGACCCGGGACTCCTGTATTGAGGTGGCCAgctcttgtccccagctctgtACAGGGAAGGGGTGAGCTCAGGTGGTAGGAGGGATCTGCACCTGGGCAGAGGCACTCCCTGCGTAGGGCTCCCCTGGCCCCGCTGTTGGGGTGGCCACAGGCCTTACTTAGGCTGGGAGCTCTCTACCACCGCCTCAAGCCTCATTTGCAAAGCCCAGGCTGGTACCAAGTCCtcctgcagcccccccccccccccccccccccccccgccacctgcCACCCTGGGTGAGGTAGGAGGGACCTGCAGGGTGGGCGTGGGCGAGCTGCCCCAGCGAGGCCTTGGGCCTGGCAGGGGGGGGGTGATGGAAacagtgggggcgggggcaggggccggTTCCGGGAAGATGAGCAGCAAAGTGCTGACTGCGCCCTGCGCCCTCGCTTCTTATCTGAGCCACCGTGCTGCCAGCGGGTGGCCCGGCCGGTGGCTGGGTGAGGCCACCGCTTCCTGCCCTCTCTGCTTTGTGcgtttttgtccttttttttttcagaatatgaacttcttttttaaaaagcatacccAAAATGTGTTAATCAATTAGATTTTTACTtgtaattttggtatttttttaggCTCACAGGGCTCCCttatctattatttttgtttaagattttatttatttattcataaaagacacagagggagagaggcagagacacaggcagacagagaagcagctccctgcggggagcctgatgtgggactcgatcccgggaccctgagatcacgccctgagccaaaggcagacgtttaactgctgagccccccggatGTCCCAGGGCTCCCTTATCTTTTGATAGGAGGTGAACTCGGTTCCTTTGAGGGGCAGCGAGCTGCCACCCTCCTTGGGGCCCGCACCCCACACTGAGCAGCACTGCAGCCCCCGCTTCACTCAGAGCCTGGGTCAGGCCTTCCTGCTCTGCCCCCCCCACTCCCGGGGCCTCTCCTGGCAGATGCTTCTCCCTGTGGATTCCTGGGTCAAGGGACAGACGCTTGGCTGACTGCCGGATAAAGCACAATTCtcgggcacctggggggctcagttggtgagcgTCTGCcatgggctcagggcgtgatcctggggtcctgggattgagtcccacatcgggctccccgctgggagctgcttctccctctgcctgtgtctctgcctctctctgtgtctctcgtgaataaataaataaaatcttccaaaaaaaaaaaaaacacacaattctCCAGTCATGCCGGCAGGGCCGCTTCCCcgactccccacccccctctAGGGCGCATCCTCATGGTTCCGGTGGTTGTAATCTGCATTTTTCTTATGAGTAACAATAAACATCCTTTTGCTGCTtaagagaatatatatacatacatggaaaacatgtatgtgtgtatggtgtgtgcTGCATGCGCACATGTGTGTGTCCTTGTGTACGTGGTGCCTACACGTGTGGATGAGCACATGTGTgatgtgcacacatacatgtgtctgtgtgcatgtgcatacacgTGTCcacgtgcacacgtgtgcacatgctGGTGTCCGTGTGTGCACACGTGTCCGCGTGCacgtgcatgtgtctgtgtgtgtaggtGAGCACTGCCTCATCATATCTTCTGTTCACTTTCCCGCTGTGCCTGTGCCCTTGCCCTTTCCGTATTTTACATCTTTACATAATCGCAGCCCTGACCTTTTATGTAGCATTACAAATACTTTCCCTTAGCTCgctttgacacttttttttttgccacattaAAGTGTTTTCCAGTTTGTCTCGACCTTCTCTTTATGCTGCTGATTTCGAGGCAGCATTAGGAAGGTTTTCCTGCTCCTCCGTGAAGGAACTCGCCCCTGCCCTCTGCGTCTTGCAGGGTTTCTCATTTATAGTTCTATTTGGGATCTGTGCGGGGTCCACGGCATGAGAAGTAAGAGTGATGTGGGCAACAGGCAGCAGGACGCGGAGATGCAGTAGACGTCCCTGCGATGTCCCCACAGCCCGGTGATGGATGcctggggaggtggaggggatcctttctgcagggagccccgaCTCACTAGACCACCCAGGGCCGGGGCCGACGCTAGCCGCCGAGGCAGGGGAGCACGTGCCCCTGACAAGCCCCGGGCAGGGGCAGCGGGGCCGGCTCTCTGTGCCCCCGATCCCCGCCCCGGCTTTGAGAAAACCCCCATTCTGCCCACAAGGCATCTCGGCCG carries:
- the NEU4 gene encoding sialidase-4 isoform X1, which gives rise to MRPVCGPPPPAVPEGPPARAVRQLGGAAGGPNAGHRGRETVWGQVSGGGLEAAEIQGSAVSCGPWHPRSQPSLVGGEPLVPGTAGRRGLPPLPPCPSAPPSLGATQLAGRSPGTPPVQAPAPHSQPLSLLRSLGWRSRSNCSCPAASSTTFLRHPSMGAPRVPERTVLFRRERSGLTYRVPALLPVPPAPALLAFAEQRLSPDDAHAHRLVQRSGTLVGGSVRWGAARVLATAALEEHRSMNPCPVHDARTATVFLFFIAVRGRTPEAAQIAAGRNAARLCCVTSRDAGRSWGAARDLTEEAVGGAEQDWATFAVGPGHGIQLPSGRLLVPAYTYRVDRRECFGRICRTSPHAFTFYSDDHGRTWHRGGLVPNLRSGECQLAVVDGGQAGSILYCNARSPLGSRVQALSADGGTSFLPGELVPALAETARGCQGSVLGFPAPLSSGPRGEGRSAGARNHPQAPRLCPGVQQPSKEGTTDPQGDLGLSRMEGCRDGPEEPGPGPGLRNPRKAQTPKLPGPPATLSQSPTWLLYSHPAGRRARLHMGIRLSRSPLDPHSWTEPWVIYEGPSGYSDLASVGRTPKGALTFACLYESGARVSYEEISFCMFSLAEVLQNVRGGPEPRPPGDKPLERCQPS
- the NEU4 gene encoding sialidase-4 isoform X2, encoding MWRRWGPDRTTKRRGRRAEGQVSGGGLEAAEIQGSAVSCGPWHPRSQPSLVGGEPLVPGTAGRRGLPPLPPCPSAPPSLGATQLAGRSPGTPPVQAPAPHSQPLSLLRSLGWRSRSNCSCPAASSTTFLRHPSMGAPRVPERTVLFRRERSGLTYRVPALLPVPPAPALLAFAEQRLSPDDAHAHRLVQRSGTLVGGSVRWGAARVLATAALEEHRSMNPCPVHDARTATVFLFFIAVRGRTPEAAQIAAGRNAARLCCVTSRDAGRSWGAARDLTEEAVGGAEQDWATFAVGPGHGIQLPSGRLLVPAYTYRVDRRECFGRICRTSPHAFTFYSDDHGRTWHRGGLVPNLRSGECQLAVVDGGQAGSILYCNARSPLGSRVQALSADGGTSFLPGELVPALAETARGCQGSVLGFPAPLSSGPRGEGRSAGARNHPQAPRLCPGVQQPSKEGTTDPQGDLGLSRMEGCRDGPEEPGPGPGLRNPRKAQTPKLPGPPATLSQSPTWLLYSHPAGRRARLHMGIRLSRSPLDPHSWTEPWVIYEGPSGYSDLASVGRTPKGALTFACLYESGARVSYEEISFCMFSLAEVLQNVRGGPEPRPPGDKPLERCQPS
- the NEU4 gene encoding sialidase-4 isoform X3; the encoded protein is MGAPRVPERTVLFRRERSGLTYRVPALLPVPPAPALLAFAEQRLSPDDAHAHRLVQRSGTLVGGSVRWGAARVLATAALEEHRSMNPCPVHDARTATVFLFFIAVRGRTPEAAQIAAGRNAARLCCVTSRDAGRSWGAARDLTEEAVGGAEQDWATFAVGPGHGIQLPSGRLLVPAYTYRVDRRECFGRICRTSPHAFTFYSDDHGRTWHRGGLVPNLRSGECQLAVVDGGQAGSILYCNARSPLGSRVQALSADGGTSFLPGELVPALAETARGCQGSVLGFPAPLSSGPRGEGRSAGARNHPQAPRLCPGVQQPSKEGTTDPQGDLGLSRMEGCRDGPEEPGPGPGLRNPRKAQTPKLPGPPATLSQSPTWLLYSHPAGRRARLHMGIRLSRSPLDPHSWTEPWVIYEGPSGYSDLASVGRTPKGALTFACLYESGARVSYEEISFCMFSLAEVLQNVRGGPEPRPPGDKPLERCQPS